One genomic segment of Streptosporangium album includes these proteins:
- a CDS encoding winged helix-turn-helix domain-containing protein, whose translation MWEVAVIEDAAAAGVTLDPIRARLLAELVQPGSASSLAARVGQPRQKVNYHLRELERHGLLELVEERRKGNMTERVLQATASSYVISPAALAAVEPDPARSPDRLSARWLLAVGARLVRDVGALITGATKAGKRVATYALDGEVRFATAHDRAAFAEELTNAVTGLVAKYHDEKAAGGRTYRVIMAVHPSIPPTASDDTKATETAASELPANERKES comes from the coding sequence ATGTGGGAAGTGGCGGTGATCGAGGACGCGGCGGCGGCGGGAGTCACGCTGGATCCGATCCGGGCGCGGTTGTTGGCCGAGCTGGTCCAGCCTGGTTCGGCGAGCAGCCTGGCGGCCCGGGTCGGGCAGCCCCGGCAGAAGGTGAACTACCACCTCCGGGAGCTGGAGCGGCACGGCCTGCTCGAGCTGGTCGAGGAGCGGCGCAAGGGCAACATGACCGAGCGGGTGCTCCAGGCGACGGCGTCGTCGTACGTCATCTCGCCGGCGGCGCTGGCCGCGGTTGAGCCAGACCCGGCGCGGTCGCCGGACCGGCTCTCGGCGCGCTGGCTGCTGGCGGTGGGCGCTCGGCTGGTGCGCGACGTCGGCGCGCTCATCACCGGGGCGACCAAGGCCGGTAAGCGGGTCGCGACCTACGCGCTCGACGGGGAGGTGCGGTTCGCCACGGCGCACGACCGTGCCGCCTTCGCGGAGGAGCTCACCAACGCGGTGACCGGACTGGTCGCCAAGTACCACGACGAGAAGGCGGCCGGCGGCCGGACGTACCGGGTCATCATGGCCGTCCACCCGTCGATCCCCCCGACCGCAAGCGACGACACAAAGGCCACCGAGACAGCAGCCAGCGAGCTACCGGCCAACGAGAGGAAAGAGTCCTGA
- a CDS encoding aldo/keto reductase, whose protein sequence is MHQPQTTGPEQSREASIAVARRAVDLGVTLIDTAHLYGWGANEELLAEALHPYPDDLLIATKVGVAPPNPPHDAAICGRPDFLRDQVEQGLRRLRGERLDRVQP, encoded by the coding sequence ATCCACCAGCCGCAAACGACCGGACCCGAACAGTCTCGGGAAGCCTCCATCGCTGTGGCCCGACGCGCCGTCGACCTGGGCGTCACGCTGATCGACACCGCGCACCTGTACGGGTGGGGTGCCAACGAGGAACTCCTCGCCGAGGCGCTGCACCCCTATCCGGATGACCTGCTCATCGCGACAAAGGTCGGGGTCGCCCCGCCGAACCCCCCGCACGATGCGGCGATCTGCGGTCGGCCGGATTTCCTGCGGGATCAGGTCGAGCAGGGCCTGCGCCGACTCCGGGGCGAACGGCTCGATCGGGTCCAGCCGTGA
- a CDS encoding Tn3 family transposase, which produces MAQLGDAIAIYGWIFKTRHILTYAVEEPYRRDIKGIRNLQEFRHALARLRAEGYRLASDDVARLSPFQRQRINVIGTYTFALPDLGLAGMRDLRNPDEPDWDEK; this is translated from the coding sequence CTGGCTCAACTCGGGGATGCGATCGCCATCTATGGCTGGATATTCAAGACCCGGCACATCCTCACCTACGCCGTCGAAGAACCCTACCGGCGCGACATCAAGGGCATCCGCAACCTGCAGGAGTTCCGCCACGCCCTGGCGCGGCTCCGGGCCGAGGGCTACCGGCTGGCCAGCGACGATGTTGCCCGCCTGTCGCCTTTCCAGCGCCAGCGCATCAACGTGATCGGGACCTACACTTTCGCGCTTCCCGACCTCGGCCTCGCCGGGATGCGGGACCTGCGCAACCCCGATGAACCGGATTGGGATGAGAAATGA
- a CDS encoding dihydrofolate reductase family protein produces the protein MGSIKSGLFISLDGVTEAPDTWHFGYFNEEMGNAVGSLMGGNDAMLLGRRTYDEFAGYWPNADANDPMTKQMNGTRKYVVSNTLTQADWENTTVVGGDDVYDQLRALKADQNLGITGSGTLVRSLLAEGLLDELHLLVHPVVLGAGQRLFEGSAKVPLKLVSSATFSTGVLHLVYANE, from the coding sequence ATGGGAAGCATCAAGTCCGGCCTGTTCATCTCGCTCGACGGCGTGACCGAGGCCCCGGACACGTGGCACTTCGGCTACTTCAACGAGGAGATGGGCAACGCGGTCGGCTCGCTCATGGGCGGCAACGACGCCATGCTGCTCGGCCGCCGCACGTACGACGAGTTCGCGGGCTACTGGCCGAACGCGGACGCCAACGACCCGATGACCAAGCAGATGAACGGCACCCGGAAGTACGTGGTGTCGAACACGCTGACCCAGGCCGACTGGGAAAACACCACAGTGGTCGGTGGCGACGACGTGTATGACCAGTTGCGCGCTCTGAAGGCCGATCAGAACCTGGGCATCACCGGCAGCGGGACGCTGGTGCGATCGCTGCTGGCGGAGGGGCTGCTTGACGAGCTGCACCTGTTGGTGCACCCCGTCGTGCTCGGCGCCGGCCAGCGGCTGTTCGAGGGTTCGGCCAAGGTCCCGCTGAAGCTGGTGAGCTCGGCGACGTTCAGCACGGGCGTGCTGCACCTGGTCTACGCGAACGAGTAA
- a CDS encoding LacI family DNA-binding transcriptional regulator, translating into MSRHPVSIRDVANMARVSVGTVSNVLNRPDVVAESTRRRVLDAIRDLGFVRNESARHLRAGHSRTVGLVVLDVANPFFTDVARGVEDAANDAGLVVILCNSDDNPAKESRYLDLLEEQRVQGILVTPVTATNNRLERLRRRGTPIVLLDRRATEDAQCSVAVDDVLGGELAVAHLLAQGHEHLAFVGALTIRQVQDRYQGAVQAMRAAGRDAAELHVVESTALNVAAGRDATARLAGATPRPTAVFCANDLLALGVLQEMTRRRVRIPQDVAIVGYDDIDFAAAAAVPLTSVRQPRQLLGRTAAELLIEETTEDSGHQHRQVVFDPELVVRDSSDRTIGRPPRRRHQPRWP; encoded by the coding sequence ATGAGCCGACACCCCGTGAGCATCCGTGACGTCGCGAACATGGCCCGCGTCTCCGTCGGCACGGTCTCCAACGTCCTCAACAGACCCGACGTCGTCGCCGAATCGACGCGCCGACGGGTCCTCGACGCGATCCGCGATCTCGGCTTCGTCCGCAACGAGTCGGCCCGGCACCTGCGCGCCGGCCACAGCCGCACGGTCGGGCTGGTCGTCCTCGATGTCGCCAACCCCTTCTTCACCGACGTCGCACGAGGTGTGGAAGACGCCGCCAATGACGCCGGTCTCGTGGTCATCCTCTGCAACAGCGATGACAACCCGGCCAAGGAGTCCCGTTACCTCGACCTCCTCGAAGAGCAGCGGGTGCAGGGAATCCTGGTCACACCGGTCACCGCGACCAACAATCGATTGGAGCGCCTGCGCAGGCGCGGCACCCCGATCGTGCTGCTCGACCGCCGGGCGACCGAGGACGCGCAATGCTCGGTCGCCGTGGACGACGTCCTCGGCGGGGAACTGGCCGTGGCTCACCTCCTCGCGCAAGGGCACGAGCACCTGGCGTTCGTCGGCGCCTTGACCATCCGGCAGGTCCAGGATCGCTACCAGGGCGCCGTCCAGGCGATGCGGGCCGCGGGCCGTGACGCCGCCGAACTGCACGTCGTCGAAAGCACCGCGCTCAACGTCGCCGCCGGCCGGGACGCCACCGCCCGCCTCGCCGGGGCGACGCCCAGACCGACCGCCGTTTTCTGCGCCAACGACCTCCTCGCTCTCGGCGTGCTGCAGGAGATGACCCGCCGCCGCGTGCGGATCCCGCAGGACGTGGCGATCGTCGGCTACGACGACATCGACTTCGCGGCCGCCGCCGCGGTGCCGCTCACCTCGGTGCGCCAGCCCCGGCAGCTGCTCGGGCGGACCGCCGCGGAGCTGCTCATCGAGGAGACGACCGAGGACAGCGGCCATCAGCACCGCCAGGTCGTCTTCGATCCAGAACTGGTCGTGCGCGATTCGAGCGACCGGACGATCGGCCGGCCGCCTCGCCGCCGTCATCAACCACGATGGCCGTAG
- a CDS encoding SRPBCC family protein → MGHHWEQRDEATVEASVEEVWEAIATGPGIDSWFMGRNEVDPGPDGAVRTSTGSFTMDSAITGWEPLHRFAHRGTDGPDGRFIAYEYLIEGRDQGSTVLRMVANGFLPGDDWETEFEAMSLGGAMYFATLVAYLNHFAGRTGQPINVSGPPVTDWPTAWAELHQALGLSASPRVGDPARATVPGLPAVEGVVDFVNPHAIGIRTPDALYRFIRGYFGSIVLGHHIFKQDDTGTDTAQAWRTWLNGLPA, encoded by the coding sequence GTGGGCCACCACTGGGAGCAGCGCGACGAGGCAACGGTCGAAGCGAGTGTCGAGGAGGTGTGGGAGGCCATCGCCACCGGCCCGGGAATCGACTCGTGGTTCATGGGTCGCAACGAGGTGGACCCCGGCCCGGACGGCGCGGTCCGCACGTCGACGGGATCGTTCACAATGGACTCCGCCATCACCGGGTGGGAGCCGCTGCACCGGTTCGCGCACCGCGGCACCGATGGCCCGGACGGACGGTTCATCGCGTACGAGTACCTCATCGAGGGGCGCGATCAGGGCAGCACTGTGCTGCGCATGGTGGCGAACGGTTTCCTGCCCGGCGACGACTGGGAGACCGAGTTCGAGGCCATGAGCCTCGGCGGCGCGATGTACTTCGCGACGCTCGTCGCGTACCTCAACCACTTCGCCGGACGGACCGGGCAACCGATCAACGTGTCGGGGCCGCCCGTGACCGACTGGCCGACCGCCTGGGCCGAACTGCACCAGGCCCTGGGTCTCTCCGCCTCGCCCCGGGTCGGAGACCCGGCCCGGGCCACCGTGCCCGGGTTGCCGGCCGTCGAGGGAGTCGTCGACTTCGTCAACCCGCACGCCATCGGCATTCGGACGCCCGATGCGCTCTACCGCTTCATCCGGGGCTACTTCGGCTCGATCGTCCTGGGGCACCACATTTTCAAGCAAGACGACACCGGCACCGACACCGCGCAGGCGTGGCGGACCTGGCTCAACGGCCTGCCCGCCTGA
- a CDS encoding EamA family transporter, producing MVTALAILFAGLLHAVWNALAKAVPDRYAAFVVMGAASALVSLPVAVAAGPPAGPAWPFLLTSVVLHVAYTALLIRSYDLGDFGQVYPLARGSAPLLVAVAGAVLGERLSPLQLAGLVVVCGGLVALAVARHRTAVTGPAVTAALLTGLSIAAYTVVDGLGVRRTSHPLPYIAWLFLLEGSVVALMALAVRGRAVAPALRTGWQMPAAGGIVSLLAYAIVVWAQTRSPLAQVAALRETSVVWGAIIGAVFFSERFGWRRVTAAVTVTLGIILLTSPT from the coding sequence ATGGTCACCGCACTTGCCATCCTGTTCGCCGGGCTTCTGCACGCTGTCTGGAACGCCCTGGCCAAAGCCGTCCCTGACCGGTACGCCGCGTTCGTGGTGATGGGCGCCGCCTCCGCGCTGGTGTCCCTGCCGGTCGCGGTGGCCGCCGGGCCGCCGGCGGGGCCGGCCTGGCCGTTCCTGCTCACCTCGGTGGTCCTGCACGTCGCCTACACCGCACTACTGATCCGCTCCTATGACCTCGGCGACTTCGGCCAGGTCTATCCGCTGGCGCGGGGCAGCGCGCCGCTCCTGGTCGCCGTCGCCGGCGCCGTCCTGGGCGAGCGGCTGAGCCCGCTCCAGCTCGCTGGCCTGGTCGTGGTGTGCGGCGGGCTGGTCGCACTCGCCGTCGCCCGGCACCGCACCGCCGTCACCGGCCCGGCCGTCACCGCCGCGCTGCTGACCGGCCTGTCGATCGCGGCCTACACCGTCGTGGACGGGCTCGGCGTGCGACGCACCTCCCATCCTCTGCCCTACATCGCCTGGCTGTTCCTCCTGGAGGGATCCGTGGTCGCCCTCATGGCCCTGGCCGTGCGCGGCCGCGCCGTCGCCCCCGCGCTGCGCACCGGCTGGCAGATGCCGGCGGCGGGCGGCATCGTGTCCCTGCTCGCCTACGCCATCGTGGTGTGGGCCCAGACCCGTAGCCCTCTGGCCCAGGTCGCCGCCCTGCGCGAAACCAGTGTCGTGTGGGGCGCAATCATCGGCGCCGTCTTCTTCTCCGAACGCTTCGGATGGCGCCGAGTCACGGCCGCGGTGACCGTGACTCTCGGGATCATCCTGCTCACCTCCCCCACCTGA
- the groL gene encoding chaperonin GroEL (60 kDa chaperone family; promotes refolding of misfolded polypeptides especially under stressful conditions; forms two stacked rings of heptamers to form a barrel-shaped 14mer; ends can be capped by GroES; misfolded proteins enter the barrel where they are refolded when GroES binds), which produces MASKMIAFDENARRGLERGMNQLADAVKVTLGPKGRNVVLEKKWGAPTITNDGVSIAKEIELEDPWEKIGAELVKEVAKKTDDVAGDGTTTATVLAQALVREGLRNVAAGANPMPLKKGIEAAVERVSEELSHLARNVETKAQIASTASISAGDPQIGEMIAEAMDKAGKEGVITVEESNTFGLELELTEGMRFDKGYIAPLFITDPDRLEAVLDDPYVLIVSGKISANRDVVPLLDKIVQSGKPLLIIAEDIEGEALATLIVNKMKAVFRSVAVKAPGFGDRRKAMLGDIAILTGGQVIAEEVGLKLENATLDLLGRARKVVVTKDETTIVDGAGDAEQIAGRVNQIRAEIENTDSDYDREKLQERLAKLAGGVAVIKAGAATEVELKERKHRIEDAVRNAKAAVEEGIVPGGGVALLQAGAKAFDKLELTGDEATGAAIVRKALEEPLKQIAVNAGLEGGVVVEKVRNLTPGEGLNAATGEYVNMFEAGIIDPAKVTRSALQNAASIAALFLTTEAVIAEKPEKTTAAPAMPGGDMDF; this is translated from the coding sequence ATGGCTTCGAAAATGATTGCGTTCGACGAGAACGCCCGGCGCGGTCTCGAGCGCGGTATGAACCAGCTCGCCGACGCCGTCAAGGTGACCCTCGGCCCCAAGGGCCGCAACGTCGTGCTGGAGAAGAAATGGGGCGCCCCCACGATCACCAACGACGGCGTCTCCATCGCCAAGGAGATCGAGCTCGAGGACCCCTGGGAGAAGATCGGCGCCGAGCTCGTCAAGGAAGTCGCCAAGAAGACCGACGACGTCGCCGGCGACGGCACCACCACCGCCACCGTGCTCGCCCAGGCCCTGGTACGCGAGGGCCTGCGCAACGTCGCCGCCGGCGCCAACCCGATGCCCCTGAAAAAAGGCATCGAGGCCGCCGTCGAACGCGTCAGCGAGGAACTGTCCCACCTCGCCAGGAATGTGGAGACGAAGGCGCAGATCGCCTCCACCGCCTCCATCTCCGCGGGCGACCCGCAGATCGGCGAGATGATCGCCGAGGCGATGGACAAGGCCGGCAAGGAAGGCGTCATCACCGTCGAGGAGAGCAACACCTTCGGCCTGGAGCTCGAACTCACCGAGGGCATGCGCTTCGACAAGGGCTACATCGCCCCGCTCTTCATCACCGACCCCGACCGGCTCGAAGCGGTCCTGGACGATCCCTACGTCCTGATCGTGAGCGGCAAGATCTCCGCCAACAGAGACGTGGTGCCCCTGCTCGACAAGATCGTGCAATCCGGCAAGCCGCTGCTGATCATCGCCGAGGACATCGAGGGCGAGGCCCTGGCCACTCTGATCGTCAACAAGATGAAGGCCGTCTTCCGGTCGGTCGCGGTCAAGGCCCCGGGCTTCGGTGACCGCCGCAAGGCCATGCTGGGCGACATCGCGATCCTGACCGGCGGTCAGGTCATCGCCGAGGAGGTCGGCCTCAAGCTCGAGAACGCCACCCTCGACCTGCTCGGCCGCGCCCGCAAGGTCGTCGTGACCAAGGACGAGACCACCATCGTCGACGGTGCCGGCGACGCCGAGCAGATCGCCGGCCGGGTCAACCAGATCCGCGCCGAGATCGAGAACACCGACTCCGACTACGACCGCGAGAAGCTCCAGGAGCGTCTCGCCAAGCTGGCCGGCGGCGTGGCCGTCATCAAGGCCGGCGCGGCGACCGAGGTCGAGCTCAAGGAGCGCAAGCACCGCATCGAGGACGCCGTCCGCAACGCGAAGGCGGCCGTCGAGGAGGGCATCGTCCCCGGCGGTGGCGTGGCCCTGCTGCAGGCCGGCGCCAAGGCCTTCGACAAGCTGGAGCTCACCGGCGACGAGGCCACCGGTGCCGCGATCGTCCGCAAGGCACTGGAGGAGCCGCTGAAGCAGATCGCCGTCAACGCCGGCCTCGAGGGCGGCGTCGTGGTGGAGAAGGTCCGCAACCTCACCCCCGGTGAAGGCCTCAACGCCGCCACCGGCGAATACGTCAACATGTTCGAGGCGGGCATCATCGACCCGGCCAAGGTGACGCGCTCCGCGCTGCAGAACGCCGCCTCCATCGCGGCGCTCTTCCTCACCACCGAGGCCGTCATCGCCGAAAAGCCCGAGAAGACCACGGCCGCTCCCGCCATGCCCGGCGGCGACATGGACTTCTAG
- a CDS encoding TetR/AcrR family transcriptional regulator — protein sequence MNDDAMDLRSRNRQATREAISHAALSLAIEQGPNGLALVRVHDIATAAGVSPRTYNNYFSSREEAICSFQADQSRRAGRALRSRPADEPLDQAIITAVIELYTNPEPDKAGLRMIMSTPALEGEALKAFTMAEGPLAEAIAARTGTDPGRDLFPPVTAAAVAGAIRVAGRHWLEPGNTESFATTLRRALSFVFPAAPPEGPQDR from the coding sequence ATGAACGACGACGCCATGGACCTCCGGTCACGCAACAGGCAGGCCACTCGGGAGGCGATCAGCCACGCCGCGCTGAGCCTGGCCATCGAGCAGGGCCCCAACGGGCTGGCCCTTGTCCGCGTCCATGACATCGCCACGGCCGCGGGTGTCTCACCCCGCACCTACAACAACTACTTCTCCAGCAGGGAGGAGGCGATCTGCTCCTTCCAAGCCGACCAGTCCAGGCGTGCGGGACGGGCGCTGCGCTCCCGGCCCGCCGACGAGCCACTCGACCAGGCCATCATCACGGCCGTGATCGAGCTCTACACCAACCCCGAGCCCGACAAGGCCGGCCTGCGCATGATCATGTCGACGCCCGCGCTGGAGGGCGAGGCGCTGAAGGCGTTCACCATGGCGGAGGGCCCGCTCGCCGAGGCGATCGCGGCGCGCACCGGCACCGACCCCGGACGCGATCTGTTCCCTCCCGTCACGGCCGCCGCGGTCGCCGGCGCCATCCGCGTGGCGGGGCGGCACTGGCTCGAGCCCGGCAACACCGAATCCTTCGCCACCACCCTGCGCCGCGCCCTGTCTTTCGTCTTCCCCGCCGCGCCGCCCGAAGGCCCGCAGGATCGGTGA
- a CDS encoding alpha/beta fold hydrolase: MPTLVLYGRHNPLVTADGGRATAIPSAKLITFPGMGHDLPRPLWPAITAAIRGCRPPQAHSEPGFGKTRVRGRRANRR, encoded by the coding sequence GTGCCCACGCTCGTCCTGTACGGACGGCACAACCCCCTCGTCACCGCCGACGGCGGCCGCGCCACCGCCATCCCAAGCGCCAAGCTGATCACCTTCCCCGGCATGGGCCACGACCTGCCCCGCCCGCTCTGGCCCGCCATCACCGCCGCGATCCGCGGCTGCCGGCCACCGCAGGCGCATAGCGAACCCGGATTCGGCAAGACGCGTGTTCGCGGGCGGCGTGCGAATCGTCGATGA
- a CDS encoding ArsR/SmtB family transcription factor yields MHELILDVGDLAETRFALSPLLETVLSLRIWHQPGYYVRQRPWLAVAARGLGDLDIALLLALVGPRRLVPDFLTPRPGRPVTDFTAELDRARACDPDRVAADIRAAHAGGTLPDMLRSGLRRPARLRDRLADLLQTYWTATLAPHWPRLRGVLEADLRYRASRLADGGAALLFADLDPAITFHNGRLRTRLNIPHTDTRTPVTGRGLCLVPTLFVNAPGTPNNPDHPPMIIYPARGSATAWQPPPPAPAVLAALVGAPKAAILTALVQPRSTTDLAHLLTVTPSAISHHLKTLHAAGLVGRARAGRSVLYIRTALADQLTP; encoded by the coding sequence ATGCACGAGCTGATCCTGGACGTCGGCGACCTCGCCGAGACCCGCTTCGCCCTCTCCCCGCTGCTGGAGACGGTGCTCAGCCTGCGCATCTGGCACCAGCCCGGCTATTATGTCCGGCAACGTCCCTGGCTGGCGGTGGCCGCGCGCGGTCTCGGCGACCTCGACATCGCCTTGCTGCTGGCCCTGGTCGGCCCCCGCCGGCTCGTCCCGGACTTCCTCACCCCGCGCCCGGGGCGTCCGGTCACCGACTTCACCGCCGAACTGGACCGCGCCCGTGCCTGCGACCCCGACCGGGTCGCCGCCGACATCCGCGCCGCCCATGCCGGCGGCACCCTCCCCGACATGCTGCGCTCCGGGCTACGGCGGCCCGCTCGCCTGCGCGACCGGCTCGCCGACCTGCTGCAGACCTACTGGACCGCGACGCTTGCCCCGCACTGGCCGCGTCTGCGCGGCGTGCTGGAAGCCGACCTGCGCTACCGGGCCTCCCGCCTGGCCGATGGGGGCGCCGCCCTGCTGTTCGCCGACCTGGACCCCGCCATCACCTTCCACAACGGGCGTCTGCGCACCCGCCTGAACATCCCCCACACCGACACCCGCACCCCCGTCACCGGTCGCGGCCTCTGCTTGGTCCCGACCCTGTTCGTCAACGCCCCCGGCACCCCCAACAACCCCGACCACCCACCGATGATCATTTATCCGGCGCGTGGGTCCGCCACCGCCTGGCAGCCGCCCCCGCCGGCGCCCGCCGTCCTGGCCGCGCTCGTCGGCGCGCCCAAAGCCGCCATCCTGACCGCCCTGGTCCAGCCCCGTTCCACCACCGACCTGGCCCACCTGCTCACCGTCACCCCCAGTGCGATCTCCCACCACCTGAAGACGCTGCACGCCGCAGGGCTGGTGGGCCGAGCCCGCGCCGGGCGCAGCGTCCTATACATCCGCACCGCTCTCGCCGACCAACTCACCCCCTGA